In a genomic window of Staphylococcus taiwanensis:
- a CDS encoding NAD(P)H-dependent oxidoreductase, with protein MKTLLINAHPDFNNETTYTAKLKQLFLEKYEAAFPNNEIEELNLYDIDLPRIEGNQLLNVWHKQSLGESLSDGEAKIADTSAFLLNQFKANHRIVILTPLHNFNITSRLKDYIDNIMIARETFKYTDDGSVGLMTEDYKALLLQASGGIYTNDDRYTPLEFSYYYLKEMFKEIMGFDEFYIARAQGTSVLPENEILDAANKDLDRVFDAFYTQK; from the coding sequence ATGAAGACGCTACTGATTAATGCACATCCGGATTTTAATAATGAGACAACGTATACTGCCAAATTGAAGCAGTTATTTTTAGAAAAATATGAAGCAGCATTTCCAAATAATGAAATCGAAGAACTTAATTTATATGACATTGATTTACCTCGTATCGAAGGCAATCAATTGTTAAACGTATGGCACAAACAAAGTTTAGGCGAGTCATTATCAGATGGTGAAGCGAAGATTGCTGATACATCTGCATTCTTATTAAATCAGTTCAAAGCCAACCATCGCATTGTGATTCTAACACCACTTCACAATTTCAATATCACATCTAGACTGAAAGATTATATCGACAATATTATGATTGCAAGAGAAACATTTAAATACACAGACGATGGTTCAGTAGGCTTAATGACAGAGGATTATAAGGCACTATTATTACAAGCAAGCGGTGGCATCTATACGAATGACGACCGCTATACGCCACTTGAATTCTCATATTATTATTTAAAAGAAATGTTTAAAGAAATTATGGGATTTGATGAATTTTACATTGCACGTGCACAAGGCACTTCTGTTTTACCTGAAAATGAAATCCTAGACGCAGCCAACAAGGATTTAGACCGCGTATTCGATGCGTTTTACACACAAAAATAA
- a CDS encoding TfoX/Sxy family protein translates to MPTDKDFHETFLNMFDSSKIKTRSMMGEYLLYYDGKVIGGLYDNRLLVKATKSALKELEGYELVSPYPNAKEMICIPNMSDIEDIEALFVGIKNDLHK, encoded by the coding sequence ATGCCAACCGATAAGGATTTTCATGAAACATTTTTAAATATGTTTGATTCTAGCAAGATCAAAACGAGAAGTATGATGGGGGAGTATTTGCTCTATTATGATGGCAAAGTGATAGGCGGTTTATACGATAATAGATTGTTAGTTAAAGCAACTAAATCTGCGCTTAAAGAGCTAGAAGGATATGAATTAGTATCTCCGTATCCTAATGCGAAAGAGATGATATGTATACCTAATATGAGTGATATCGAAGACATAGAAGCTTTATTTGTGGGCATAAAGAATGATTTACATAAATAA
- a CDS encoding ArgE/DapE family deacylase, which produces MRTFQEEEKIKLLADVIKIQSENDNEIEVCHYLKNLLAHYDIPSKILKVSETRANLVAEIGSGSPILAMSGHMDVVDAGRHDKWTYPPFELTEQDGRLYGRGTTDMKGALMGMVIALIELKMADHMPSGTIRLLATAGEEKEQEGAKLFAEEGYLDDLDGLMIGEPTDNGVFYAHKGSMACKVTATGVAAHSSMPFLGKNAIDTLVQFINQLHSKYDDIKKNDLKHELDVAPMVNKFMQGSLSEEEENFASGFTMMGSIINGGKQFNSVPEEASIEYNVRPVPEYNNDFVTDLFQQTIDEVNRDALSFEIVSNHRPVTSDKDSTLIKVITEVAPHYVNKEDVFVAAFIGTTDASSLLGDNLNNVDLAIVGPGITIMAHQVDEYIEKDMYLKYIDIYKDVAVKYLAEK; this is translated from the coding sequence GTGCGTACTTTTCAAGAAGAAGAAAAAATTAAGTTATTAGCAGATGTGATTAAAATTCAATCGGAAAATGATAATGAAATCGAAGTGTGTCATTATTTAAAAAATCTATTAGCGCACTACGACATCCCTTCTAAAATCCTAAAAGTAAGCGAGACAAGAGCTAATTTAGTGGCCGAAATAGGGAGTGGCTCACCTATACTCGCAATGAGTGGCCATATGGATGTTGTAGACGCCGGACGTCATGATAAATGGACCTATCCACCCTTCGAATTGACGGAACAGGATGGCAGACTATACGGTCGAGGTACGACAGACATGAAAGGTGCCTTAATGGGCATGGTCATCGCACTCATTGAATTAAAAATGGCTGACCATATGCCTAGTGGCACTATACGTTTACTCGCAACCGCAGGCGAAGAGAAGGAACAAGAAGGTGCCAAATTATTTGCTGAAGAAGGCTATTTAGATGATCTTGATGGCTTAATGATTGGGGAACCTACAGACAATGGCGTGTTCTATGCTCATAAAGGGTCAATGGCATGTAAAGTCACTGCCACAGGTGTTGCTGCACACAGTTCAATGCCATTTCTCGGGAAAAACGCTATAGACACGCTAGTTCAATTTATAAATCAATTACATTCAAAATATGACGACATTAAAAAGAACGACTTAAAGCATGAATTAGATGTTGCGCCTATGGTTAATAAATTTATGCAAGGGTCATTAAGCGAAGAAGAAGAGAACTTCGCATCTGGATTTACGATGATGGGTTCTATTATTAATGGTGGCAAACAATTTAACTCTGTCCCAGAAGAAGCCTCTATTGAATACAATGTGCGCCCAGTTCCTGAATATAACAATGACTTTGTTACAGATTTATTCCAACAAACAATTGATGAAGTAAATCGTGACGCATTGTCTTTTGAAATTGTAAGTAATCATCGGCCAGTTACTAGCGATAAAGATAGTACTTTGATTAAAGTGATTACTGAAGTCGCACCTCATTACGTCAATAAAGAAGATGTTTTTGTTGCAGCATTCATTGGTACTACAGATGCTTCAAGTCTATTAGGCGATAATCTAAACAATGTTGATTTAGCTATTGTCGGTCCTGGCATCACCATAATGGCACATCAAGTAGATGAATATATTGAAAAGGATATGTATCTTAAATATATCGATATTTATAAAGACGTCGCAGTGAAGTACTTGGCTGAAAAGTAA